One Nematostella vectensis chromosome 10, jaNemVect1.1, whole genome shotgun sequence genomic window carries:
- the LOC5519288 gene encoding substance-K receptor yields the protein MDLLTQTNVSLAYNATMRFTPTYQGQGIPTAQRIAFTCAYTLIICLSLFGNTMLVAIIYKFPRMRTRTNYLLMNAAISDIAGVVILGRTIYVFAMDDKSFDIPGWLGEALCKIFPFLRDTSIMVSVHSMVSITCDRFYAVVFPTMQTPSLLRVKFVVPFIWVTSIAYFSPYFFVYRIRVIYNARFCLSVWDAPFDPLQSPKKFQLTLIVTMFMIPLSVIVVLYTAIAISLRRQKIPGVAQEESIARRRKRNKKVCIMAAVIVLGFFICWVPYHALTLYISYVWKNKPPRHVLSYLPVMYDIFVTMSFMSFVINPYICFMFSENFRKCLRQIFCRNRIGPITISTQATRSLQNRVAEASL from the coding sequence ATGGATCTCCTTACCCAAACAAACGTTTCTCTTGCTTATAACGCCACAATGAGGTTTACTCCAACGTACCAAGGCCAAGGAATCCCGACGGCACAGAGAATTGCCTTTACGTGCGCTTACACCTTGATCATCTGCCTGTCTTTATTTGGCAATACGATGCTAGTGGCGATCATTTACAAGTTCCCTCGTATGCGAACAAGGACGAACTACCTGCTCATGAATGCTGCCATCTCGGATATCGCAGGGGTGGTGATTCTAGGTAGGACTATCTACGTGTTCGCCATGGACGATAAATCGTTCGACATCCCTGGCTGGCTTGGGGAAGCGCTGTGCAAGATCTTCCCATTCTTGAGAGACACCTCCATAATGGTCTCAGTACACAGCATGGTGTCGATCACATGTGACCGATTCTACGCCGTGGTCTTCCCGACAATGCAGACCCCGAGTCTTCTCCGAGTAAAGTTCGTAGTCCCGTTCATCTGGGTAACCTCCATAGCCTACTTTAGCCCATACTTCTTCGTATACCGCATAAGGGTCATATATAATGCTAGGTTCTGCTTAAGCGTGTGGGACGCACCCTTCGACCCTTTACAATCACCCAAGAAATTCCAACTTACGCTGATTGTAACAATGTTTATGATTCCGCTGTCTGTAATTGTCGTTCTGTACACGGCCATTGCTATCTCCCTGCGTCGTCAAAAGATTCCTGGGGTAGCGCAAGAGGAGAGCATAGCAAGACGCCGAAAGCGCAACAAGAAAGTATGCATCATGGCAGCAGTAATAGTCCTAGGATTTTTCATCTGCTGGGTTCCTTATCATGCCCTAACACTCTATATTTCCTACGTGTGGAAAAACAAACCACCGCGTCATGTTCTCTCATATCTACCGGTGATGTACGATATATTCGTAACCATGTCTTTCATGAGTTTCGTTATCAACCcgtatatttgttttatgtttAGCGAAAACTTTCGAAAATGCTTGAGGCAGATATTCTGCAGGAATCGTATCGGCCCAATAACAATTTCGACACAAGCGACACGATCGTTGCAAAATCGTGTGGCGGAAGCATCTCTCTAG